One Bacteriovorax sp. PP10 DNA window includes the following coding sequences:
- a CDS encoding NADH-quinone oxidoreductase subunit C, translating to MHNQIAETLNRVVSGANAVVNTATIGDSSITVDSGKILDVCKTLKSEGFNVLQVITGCDYADRIELTYILADYTKNLELLVKTALPRGDGNGNNRDTLPKIDSVVSVWNAANFQERETYDMMGVSFVGHPDHRRILTPDDWQGYPLRKDYVVQEKYLDMLVNPPNKINTEDHFFGKKLKAEIGDPKKVSASWKSNDAEETEAEEA from the coding sequence ATGCATAATCAAATCGCAGAAACTCTTAACAGAGTCGTGTCTGGTGCCAACGCTGTAGTTAATACTGCAACAATTGGTGACTCATCAATCACTGTTGATTCAGGAAAAATTTTAGACGTTTGTAAAACTCTAAAGAGCGAAGGATTTAATGTTCTTCAAGTTATCACTGGATGCGACTACGCAGACAGAATCGAACTTACTTACATCCTAGCTGACTATACAAAGAATCTTGAGCTTCTAGTAAAAACTGCTCTTCCTCGTGGAGACGGTAATGGAAATAATAGAGACACTCTTCCAAAAATCGATTCAGTTGTATCGGTTTGGAATGCAGCTAACTTTCAAGAGCGTGAAACTTACGACATGATGGGTGTGAGCTTCGTTGGTCACCCTGATCACAGAAGAATTTTAACTCCTGATGACTGGCAAGGTTACCCTCTACGTAAAGACTACGTTGTTCAAGAGAAATACTTAGATATGCTAGTGAACCCTCCAAATAAAATTAATACTGAAGATCACTTCTTCGGTAAGAAATTAAAAGCTGAAATTGGCGACCCTAAAAAAGTATCTGCAAGCTGGAAGTCAAACGATGCAGAAGAAACTGAAGCGGAGGAGGCATAA
- a CDS encoding 4Fe-4S binding protein, whose amino-acid sequence METIHLKKNIEPELTFSQWFKNVYYAVKSTAIGMGITFKYVWGRDTVTIEYPEVREELPSNSRSRLYNDAENCISCLQCAVSCPVDCIYIAAVKRPTDAPKIKTKDGTPIRLDLKQYTIDTALCMYCGLCTTVCPTECLTHTTDYEYASYTLASMKYDYLAPDIRAWRTRIVKS is encoded by the coding sequence ATGGAAACGATTCACCTTAAGAAAAACATTGAACCAGAACTGACTTTTTCTCAGTGGTTTAAAAACGTTTACTACGCTGTTAAATCGACAGCGATTGGTATGGGAATTACTTTTAAATATGTATGGGGGAGAGATACAGTTACGATCGAATACCCAGAAGTAAGAGAAGAGCTTCCAAGCAATTCACGTTCACGTCTTTATAACGATGCTGAAAACTGTATTTCATGTCTTCAATGTGCGGTTTCTTGTCCAGTAGACTGTATCTACATCGCGGCAGTGAAGAGACCAACAGATGCACCAAAAATTAAAACGAAAGATGGAACTCCGATTCGTTTAGATCTTAAGCAATACACTATCGATACTGCTCTTTGCATGTACTGTGGACTGTGTACGACAGTTTGTCCGACTGAGTGTTTAACTCACACGACTGATTACGAATACGCTTCATACACACTAGCTTCTATGAAGTATGACTACCTCGCTCCGGATATTAGGGCGTGGAGAACGAGAATCGTTAAATCTTAA
- a CDS encoding NADH-quinone oxidoreductase subunit D — protein sequence MSSHHVEEEKILLGDQEILKSDLLTLNMGPQHPATHGVLRLEIKTDSEIVVEAIPHIGYLHRCFEKHAENLDYRGVIPFVDRMDYVAAMGMELGYVLTVEKMLGTEVPKRAEYIRVMVAEMQRIASHLIYFGTYAIDMGAFTPFLYAAQDREQILRLLEELSGARMLYNYIWIGGVWNDVNDDQLKRIAAFCDYFEGALKKYFDLVGENKIFIERTANVGILTKEQCFDYGATGPVLRGSGVNWDLRKNRPYGIYEKFDFDVVVGKGEKGTVGDCWDRFYVRIFEMFESIKIIRQVLEGIEEGPIMGKVSKIIKVPAGEIYMRTECPRGELGYHLISDGGKTPYRLKVKSSCFTHVSMLPIIAPGQMVADLVASVGSIDIVLGEVDR from the coding sequence ATGTCTAGTCATCACGTTGAAGAAGAAAAAATCTTATTAGGTGATCAGGAGATTTTAAAATCTGACCTGCTTACTTTAAATATGGGTCCTCAACACCCTGCTACTCACGGTGTATTAAGACTTGAAATTAAAACTGACTCAGAAATCGTTGTAGAAGCGATTCCTCATATTGGTTACCTTCACAGATGTTTCGAAAAACATGCTGAGAACTTAGACTATAGAGGAGTTATTCCTTTCGTAGACCGTATGGACTACGTAGCTGCAATGGGGATGGAGCTTGGATACGTTTTAACAGTAGAAAAAATGCTGGGAACTGAAGTTCCAAAACGTGCTGAGTACATCAGAGTTATGGTTGCAGAAATGCAACGTATTGCTTCTCACTTAATTTATTTTGGTACGTATGCAATCGATATGGGAGCTTTCACTCCTTTCCTTTATGCTGCTCAAGATAGAGAGCAAATCCTGAGACTTCTTGAAGAATTATCAGGTGCTCGTATGCTTTATAACTACATCTGGATTGGTGGTGTATGGAATGACGTAAACGACGATCAATTAAAACGTATCGCTGCTTTCTGTGACTACTTCGAAGGTGCACTAAAGAAATACTTCGACCTGGTTGGGGAAAACAAAATCTTTATCGAAAGAACAGCTAACGTTGGAATTCTTACAAAAGAGCAATGTTTTGATTACGGAGCTACTGGGCCGGTTCTTCGTGGTTCTGGTGTAAACTGGGATTTAAGAAAAAATCGTCCATACGGAATTTATGAAAAATTCGATTTCGACGTTGTTGTTGGAAAAGGAGAAAAAGGAACAGTGGGAGACTGCTGGGATAGATTCTACGTTAGAATTTTCGAAATGTTCGAATCGATCAAAATCATCCGTCAGGTTCTTGAAGGAATTGAAGAAGGCCCTATCATGGGGAAAGTTTCAAAGATCATCAAAGTTCCAGCTGGTGAAATCTATATGAGAACTGAGTGTCCTCGTGGAGAGTTAGGGTACCACCTAATTTCTGACGGTGGAAAAACTCCATATAGATTAAAAGTTAAGTCTTCATGTTTTACTCACGTATCTATGCTTCCTATCATTGCTCCAGGGCAGATGGTTGCCGATTTAGTTGCTTCTGTAGGAAGTATCGACATCGTATTAGGTGAAGTAGATCGTTAA